The Faecalibacterium sp. I3-3-89 sequence CCAGAAGTACCCTTGAACGCAGGGCAAATTGCTGCGCAATTTGATCATCCGGATCTGCCAGCTTTTCAAATTGTGCAAGCTTCTCAAAGCCCTCCGGCACCTTTTCGGTCGCATTGCAGGCAACAATTTCTTTCTGAAGAGCTTCCATCTCCAGTTCATTTTTACTCAGCAGAGCAAAATAGCGGTCATCCGGCAGGCCCAGACGCTGCAAAAGGGCATTGATCCGGTTGCGGCTGGGGGTCTGTTTCCCATTTTCCAGTCGGGAAAGAGTCATAGGCTCACAGATTCCATAGCAGAGCTGCTCCTGGGTCAAACCCAGATCCAGCCGCCGCTGCTTGACGTACTCGCCAAGAAAGACATTCTTCATCCCTAAACCCTCCTATAGAAGTAATATCTCTATTATTATAAAGGATGGCACAGCGGATTTCCAGTGAACGGTTCAACTTTTACTGAAAACTTATCGTTTTGTGTTATTTTCAAGTAACTCGGCACGATATGTTGCCGGTCGGCAGGATGTGCTACAATACAGTCACAGCAAGGGATACGAACAAACGAAAGCTCCCAAGCTGAATAAAACCAAAAAGAAAGGAGAAACAAATCATGGAAGTCCTCGCTGAGAAGAAGCCCATTGAAGAACAGGTTGATTGCAATATCGACATTAATATCTTCTGCTAACAGGGTTAATTACCACTTTAATAAGGGGTTCGGATTGTTCCGGGCCCCTTATTTCGAACAATTATCCTGTAATCAGGATTTTTATATAGATAAAGAGGAGCTAATATGTATACAGTACCCAGCTATGTGACCTATCGCACGGAAGAAGATGCTATTTATATTACATCAGAATTGTATCGCAATACCGTCCGGCTGACCGATCATGGCCTGCAGAAGGAGTTCATCAATCTCACCCGTTGCGGCGGCTGTGCGGAACTGAATACGCCGTTGACACGCTATCTGCATGAGCAAGAGCTTCTGGTAACCGAGGAAGAACTGGACCATGCGCTGCACCAGGTGAGATCTTTGCTGGATAATATCTTCATGGTAACATTGATGCCGACGGAAGGCTGCAATTTCCGCTGCCCATATTGCTATGAAGATCACCATGCGGTCAGTATGACTCGTGACACACTGGACCGAATTGAGGAGTATATAACTGCACAAGCGCCGCGCTATAAACAGGTCATACTTGCATGGTTTGGAGGTGAACCTACTCTTTGCAAAGACACTGTGCTGGAAGTGTCCAACATTGTGCAAAATCTGCAGAAACAGTATGGCTTTCACTATGCTGCCAATATGACCACCAATGGTTATCTGCTGAATGACAAGCTATTTCGGCAGTTCTATCAGGCAGGGATCACCAGCTATCAAATTACAATTGATGGTTGGAATCACGACAAGACTCGGCCCCATGTATCCGGCAAAGGAACCCTGCAGACCATCATTAACAATCTGGCCTCTCTTTCCAAGTTGCCGCCGGCAGAGTATTCCTTTCATATCACGCTGCGCCACAATATTCTGGCCGACGATGAGGACTACAGTTGGTATGATTATCTGTACCGTCTGTTTGGGCATGACAAACGCTTCGCCGTACTTGTTCGTGCTGTTGGTGACTGGGGTGGTGAAGGCGTCCACAGTCTATCCATCCTTCATCAGGATACAAAAGATGTGTTGGTAGCAAAACATGTTGCATATCTGGATAAGATCGGGATGTCGTGTCATAACCACAGAAACGGAGCCCTTGCACAGGTGTGCTACGCTTCCTATCCACATAGCATGGTATTCCGGGCCAATGGAAAAATTGGCAAATGCACTGTGGCGCTTGACCACCCGCAAAACCAGTTAGGTTGGGTTGATCCCGAAAAAGGTATTGTGATCGACCCGGAGGTTAACTGCCGGTGGAGCTTTTCTGATCTGAAGCCCGAGTGTCGTAGCTGCCGGAATGTTTTGCGCTGCATGAATATGCAGTGCAAAAAGTCTGAAATTATTGATGGAAAGACAGTTTGCCTCTATAGAAAATCAGAATGTGTGTAATCAGTTAACTAACGCAAAACGATATGTTTATTCCTCATCCTGTGTGCTACAATTTGAATCAGAAAGAGCAAAGCACACAATCCACTGTTCATAGAGACAGATGGAACGATCACAGAAGAGGTGGAAATCATGAAGTATTATCTCAAAAAGTGCTGGCCCACTGTTACAGCGGCCTCCATCTGTATGGTTGTTGCCTATGGTTTGCAGGTCTGCACCAGTCTGGTACAGATTCAGATCACCCAGGGACTGCTGGACGGTGATCTGCGGGCTTTCACCATTCGGATCATTCTTCTTCTGCTGACCTGGCTGGCCGTGGTCCTTTGCCTGATTGCAGAGACCTTCTTCCAGGGCCGGGCCGTGCGCCGGATGAACAACGCTCTGCGCCGGGATATGGCAGCGGGCCTGTTGCACAAGACCCATCAGGAGTATCATAAGCAGGAGAGCGGCGAGTACCTCTCCCAGTTTACCAACGACGTGAACCAGATTGAGCAGATGGCCTGGACTCCGTTTTTCACCATCATGGGTTCTGCGGCACAGGTGGTGTTCGGCATCGTTGCACTGGCATCCATTCATTGGCTGCTTCTGGTGATTTCTCTGGTCATCGCATTGGTTATGATCTTCGTTCCTCGTCTGTTCAGCAAACGGTTGGGAACCGTTGGCACAGCCTGTGCCGCCAGCCAGGCTGACAGCGTCAGTAAAATCAAGGATCTGCTGGCAGGTTACGATGTGCTTCGCTTCTTTGGCAAGGATGAACGGTTTACCAGCGGAGTCGATGCAGCCAGCGACAGCATGGAGCAGGCCAAGTACAAACTGACCATCAACAAGGACGGCATCGGCTGTGGTCTGGCCTATGTCAGCGCCGTCTGCCAAGTGGCCGTTGTCATCCTGCTGGGTGTCCTGATCCTCAATGATATGATTCCTCTGGCCACCTTTATGGGCACCGGTACCATCTGCGCCGGCGTGTATAATGGACTGAACCAGGTGTCCAAACTTGCAGTGTCCTTCTCGGCCAGCAAGCCCTATTTCGATAAGATTACCATCCATGCCGGCGAGGCGCAGCTTCCTGATTTCGGTCTGCCTACCCTGCAGGAAGGCATTACGGTCAAGGATGTCTCTTTCGGCTACGATGAAAAGAAGCCGATCCTGGTCCACATGAACGCGGAATTCAAGAAAGGCGGCAAATACGCCCTCACCGGTCCCTCCGGCTGCGGCAAGAGCACCCTGCTGAAGATTCTTCTGGGCTGGCTGCCCGGCTACCAGGGCAAGGTCCTTTATGACGAGAGAGACGTGCGGGATTACACGCCCGAGCAGCTCCAGCAGAAAATGAGCTACATCGAACAGAATGTGTTCCTGTTCAATACCACCATCCGTGAGAACATTACCCTGGGTGAGCACTTTACCGACGAGCAGATGGAAAAGGCACTGCGTGACAGCGCCCTGGCAGGCGACCTTGCCAATATGCCCAAGGGTCTGGATACGCCGGTGGGCGAGGAAGGCAACGCCCTCTCGGGCGGCCAGAAGCAGCGCGTGGCCATCGCCCGTGCTCTGATCCATAACCGCAGCATCCTGCTGGTGGATGAGGGCACCAGCGCCCTGGACCAGAAGAACGCCGACATCGTGGAGAAGAGCCTGCTGTCCAACCCTGACCTGACCCTGATCCTGATTAGCCATCACCTGAGCGACGAACGTAAAGCCCAGTTCGATCATGTGTACGAGTTGACGCCCGCATCTTCTATTGTCTGAAACCGGGAAGCAACGCAATAGCCGGAAGAATCCAAAGAAACCGTGCCGGGGTTTCGTGACACACGACTTTGTTTGCAAAGTCTAGTGTGTTACACCTTGGTTCCGGCTGATGCGGAAAAGGGACTGCGAGCAGCTCCGGCAAGCACCTATTCTGCGGCAGAAGGATGCGCGGATGGGGATGGCAGCTAATGGTTTCTGCCCACCCAGCGCAGGCTTGCAGAGGAACCAATGGTGTACGTTCTCCCGTCCTGCCGCAGCAGCGTTTTCCCTATAAGGCGCAGGGCAAATGATCAGCGTCTGTGCTTGCCCCGCATCCCTGCCTTTGTGCGGTGCTTCAGCATGGAGGATTTGTTGAACACCCGCAGCAGGGTCATCTGTTCTTCTTTTGTCAGCTTGGAATAGTCGATGCCGATCTGTCCCATCAGGACATTCATCTTCTTTTCCAACGGAGAACCTTCAAACTTCTGTGCATTTTCAAGCTGCTTCCTCGCTTGCTCGACCGCTGCGCCGTCCGACGTGGTCTTATCGGTCCCATGTGCCGCTTTGATCTGCTTCAGGATCGCCGCCAGCTCATCATAGAGGATCTGCCCGAAATATTCGTCCTCGTTGATCTGCGCCGCCTTCAGCGTCCGCATGGTCAGGTCCTCTGCATCGGCATGGTATCGCTTTTCCAGTTCCTGCCGGGTGGCTTCCACCATGGCATTCATATCCCGGATGCGGTCACTGACCAGACCGTCCACACAGATCTCAAGGTCGGTCATCCACCGGGAAAAATCGGGATGTTCCAAAAGTTCACACAGCAGCCGATGATTGAAATTCCCATTCCTTAATACGTCCACTGCGCCATCGCTCAGATGCAAGTCCGAAAGGACTGCATCTGGGCGTTTTTTGTTTTCCGTCACGCCCAACAGGTAGTCCGTGGTCACGCCATAGAACTCAGCCAGCGTTGTCACCGCATAAATGCTGAGGTCGGTCACATCGTCACTCTCGTATTTCGACAATGCCGATTTGGACAGACCCGTCTGCTCTGCCAGCGTTTCCAGCTTCAGACTCCGCTCCACACGCAGGTCTTTGAGCCGTTCTCCCAGTGTCAGCTTGATGTTCATGGTCGCACCTCCGATGTTTTTTGCACAGTATACCACTTCCGGCGGTTCCTGTCCATAAGCGTGGAATTTTGCAGTTTCTGCACCTGTTTTCCGACATTATGGATATACGGCACAGCAGCCATGGAGGTGCTATCCTATAGACAGAAGGAAAACATATCACTCCCCAGCAGCGAACATATTAAGGGCTTCCCGTAAAAGCCCTCCCGAATCATATAACCGAACCTTGACAACAGAATGACCGTCCGAACTGCCCAGACCGCCAAGACCTCCCATCGGGGGAGCGAGCGCCCTGCATAGGGCCGACACAGAGTCCAAAAAGATTTCCTGTCGGGAGGCAGCAAGGGAGACCGGCTTCACCGAAGTTCCCATTTGGGGGACCCCGGTGACTTTGAACGTGGCAGGGATCAAAACGATCCGTGCCAAAACCTTTGACCAAAGGAGAAATTTTGAGTTTATATCAAAAGATCAAGTCCGCCATCACCGTTCGGCAGGTGGGAGAGATGTACGGCATGAAGCCCGACCGCCATGGCATGGTGTGCTGTCCGTTCCATTCTGACAGCGACCCCAGCATGAAGCTGAACGACACCTATTATTACTGTTTTGGCTGTGGGGCCAACGGAGATGCCATCGACCTCACCGCCAAACTGTTCGACCTGAACCCCCGGCAAGCCGCCGAGAAGCTCGCAAGTGACTTCGGGCTTGACCCGGACAAGCCGCCCGCCAATGCCATCGCTCTGCCGCCGCCCAAGCGTGGCCTGACAGACGAGCAGTGGGCAGACATCGCCTACTGCCTGCGGGTGCTGACCGATTATCTCGACCTGCTGCACGACTGGCGAGAGCGCTACAAGCCCACCACCCCGGAGGAGCCGCTGGACGAGCGGTTCGTGGAAGCTCTCCACATGACCGAGACCGTCGAGCACCTGACGGACTGCGTTGCATTTGGGACACCCCAGCAGAAAGCCGCTGCCGCCGCACAGCTGCTGTCCGGGTCGTACCTGCTGATGCTGGAGGAGCGCACCGACCGCCTTGCTCTGGCAAAGTGCGCCTGACGATTGATTCACCTGAAGTGGTGGGTCTCACGGTGAGACCTACCACTTCACTTTCCTAAAGGAGAACCACCACATGAAGAAAAACATTTCCCGCAACCCTTTATGGCCGGACTGGTACAACGGTAAGAAGATCGATGAAGTCCAGTTTGGCCGTGCCTTTCTGGAACAATGGCCGCTGAAATGCGTCAACGGTACGCTGTACACGCTGGACGGCCCGGTAGAGGACGAAAGCGAGATCAAGCAGCGCATCTTGGAGAACATCGAGGAATATGTCACCTCCAGCTTGTCCAAAAAAGTCACCAACATTCTGGAGACCATCAAGCTGCTGGCTTTTTCCGACCCGTTCCCCATCGAGCAGGACTGCATCCACCTCCAGAACGGCGTGTACCATCTGCCGGACGGCTCTTTTCAGGAGAGCCGCCTGTTCTGCCAGAACCGCCTGCCTGTGAGGTATGACCCCAAAGCCGCCACCCCTGACCGCTGGCTGACCTTTCTGCACGAGCTGCTGGACGATGCCGACATCCCCACCTTGCAGGAATATCTGGGCTACTGCCTGATCCCCAGCACCAAGGGGCAGAAGATGATGCTCATTGTCGGCAAGGGAGGCGAAGGCAAGTCCCGCATCGGGCTGGTGCTGAAACGGCTCATGGGGGATGCCGCCAGCAACGGCAGCGTCCAGAAAGTGGAGAACAACCGCTTTGCCCGTGCCGATCTGGAACGCCGCCTGCTGATGATCGACGATGATATGGACATGAACGCCCTGCCCAAGACGAATTATATTAAGACCATCGTGACCGCCGAAGCCAAGCTGGACTTGGAGCGCAAAGGTGTCCAGAGCTACCAGCGGGACATTTATGCCCGGTTCCTCTGCTTCGGCAACGGTGCGCTGACCTCACTGTACGACCATTCGGACGGTTTCTTTCGCCGCCAGCTCATCCTGACCACCAAGAACAAGCCTGCTGACCGCACAGATGACCCCTTCCTTGTGGAGAAGATGTGCGCCGAGTTGGAAGGCATCCTGCTCTGGTGTCTGGAAGGGCTGCACCGGCTGGTGCAGAACGATTTCCGCTTCACGGTCAGCAAACGAGCCGCGGCCAACGTGGACACCATCAAGCGCAGCAGCAACAATGTCATCGACTTCATGGAGTCCGAGGGCTATTTCCGCTTCAAGGCGGACTACTCCATCAGCTCCAAGGAGTTCTACGACATTTATAAGCAGTGGTGCGAGGACAACGCCTACCACAGCGTATCTGCCATCCGTTTCAGCGCGGAACTGCGACAGAACGACCGCCGCTATAACCTTGAAGCCACCAACAACATCTACCTGCCCGGTGGCCGCAGGGTGCGGGGTTTTGTAGGCATCGAGCCGCTTGTCCACCCCTGCCCGTAAAAAGTGTATTTTTTCACGGAAGAAGTTCGTACAACCTGTACGGTCTGTACTTGTACGCATCTGTACGGCGAGTTGAAGCGTTTTAAAACGTGTTATCGTTTATATTTCGCATTTCCGTACGTCGTACGAACCGTACAGGTTATTTGAAGTCCGTACGCAATTTTTTCAGATGCGTACGGAGCAATCAAGTTCGCATTGTGCGAACTTGATTGTAGCTCTCCCGCAGGAGGCGTTCCCCCTCGGAGAGTCCTCGAAGAGCCCACTACACTTTGCAGCCCATAGGGATGAAAGTGTTATAGTGGGTTATTACACTTCCGAAGAAGTGCATCTTCGTTCCCCGTCACCTTTCGATGAACCTTGAAAGGAGGGATGCCCTTTGGCAAGAAACGATGGCGTTGACCGCACCAGTGTCCGGAATCTCGCCGTTTCGGACAAGGCCGTTGGCAACACCCAGCAGCACAATGAGCGTGAAAAGGACAGCTATCGGAACCCCGACATTATCCCCCAGCGCACTGCATGGAACGTCCACTTCAAAAAGCCAACTGCCAGCTACACCGACCTATTCGCCCAACTGGAAGCCGCCGGAACCATCTCCACGCGCGGCTTGAAGCCGGATGCTATCCACTACTGTGAACTTGTCTTTGATGTCAACTCTGCCTACTTTGACAATCACGGCGGCTATGAGTTCGCCAAGCAGTTCTATGAGGATGCCTACAAAGCAGCCGTTCAAATCGTGGGCGGTGAGCAGTATATTCTCTCGGCTGTCATGCACGCCGATGAAATCAACCGCGCCATGACCGAAGCACTAGGCCGCGAAGTTTACCACTACCACCTCCATGTGGTCTATGTACCTGTGGTGGAAAAGCAGATCCTGTGGTCGAAACGCTGCAAGGACAAGGCACTGGTCGGCACCGTCAAGGAGACCGTCATGCAGGTCAGCCGGAGCAAGAAGTGGGCATCCAAGCCCCTGCTGGACGATGCTGGAGAGCCCGTCCTGCAAAAGAACGGCAAACCAGTCCTGAAGAAGTCGTACAGCATCCTGCAAGACGATTTCTTCAACTATATGCACAATGCCGGGTACACCGATGTAGAGCGCGGCGAGCGCGGCAGCACCGAAGAACACCTGACCGTCACCCAGTTCAAAGTCCAGCGGGAGCAGGAGCGTCTGGACAGCCTGACTGCACAAGCCGACGAACAAGCACAGTCGCTTGCTAAAACCAGTCAGACCCTCTCCAAAAAGGAGAAGGAACTTGCCGCTGTGCAGAAAAAGGCCACACTCACGAAAGAAGCCCTCATTCATGCGCGTGATCTGGATTATATCGGCAAGCGCACCTTCCTCGGCAACTACTCGCTGACCGAAGAAGAATTTTCCAAACTGAAAAAACAGGCTGACCACGGCTATATGATGGACGTAGAGAACCGCCGCCTGAAAGAAGAACTTTCCACCGCCAAGAAGGAAGCCATTCATTGGAGCAACAAGTACCACGACCTGTGGTACGATGTAAAGCCCTATCTGGATGCGCTCCACCGTGCTCCTGAACTGGTGCGCGGTTTTCTGGAAAAGATTCTTGCTCCCAAGCAGGAGCGCACCATGAATGTGCCACAGCGAAACCGCAAGCGTGGGCAGGATGTAGAACTTTAAGCTGAATTTTTAGATGATATGACAATATAAGGAGCAATGCTTATGGATTTTGACCGTAATTCTATGACCGTCCCTGTGCAATCTTCCGATTATACGAATAAGTTCTTGCAAAAGGACTCGAATCTCACTACAATGGAGGTGGTCACTCAAACCAATGCCGTCAAGTCTCCGACTGACAGCCCAGCAACCACGAAGCTGGTGTACACGGTGGAAGAGATCGCACGAATGCTGGCCATCAGCCTGCGCTCTGCTTACAACCTGTGCAACAGCACCACCGAATTCCGTGTCCTGCGGGTAGGCGGAAGCATCCGTGTACCGAAAGACAGTTTCGATGCGTGGCTCTACCGGGCAGCTTGATAAGGAGGCAAACAGTATGGCATATATTACGAAGCGCGGCAACTCTTACAGCGTCCGATACACTTATGAAGATGAGCACGGCAAGAGCTGCGACAAATGGGAGAGTTTTCCCACAAAAGAGGAGGCAACAAACCGAAAAAAGCAAATCGAGCATGAACTGGCGGCTGGTACTTTCCTGATTCCGTCCTCTGTGACGGTAGCAGAGTTCCTCATGGATTGGCTGCCCAAGCAGTGCAGCAAACACAAGTGGGCACCCAAAACCTACGAATCCAACCTTTCCACCATTCAGAACCTTATTATCCCCTATATCGGCAGCATGGAGATGCAGAAACTCAAGCCCTACCACATGGAAAACCTCTATACGACCCTGAGCAAAACGCCCTGCGGTTCGTATATCGAGGGAAAGAAGCAAGAACTGACCGAAAAGCAGAAACAGCGGTTTCTTTCCGGCACGACTATCCATGAGGTGCACCGGCTGCTGGGAACAGCGTTCCAGTATGCCGTGGAGTGGGGAATCCTGATTAAGAGTCCTGTTCCCGTGGACAGCCCCAAGAAGTCCACGCAGGAGCGCTCCATCTGGACGGTAGAGGAAATGCGGGCGGCTCTGGACAGCATGGATGACCCTATCCTGCATCTGGCAGTCCACCTCACACTGGTGGGCGCACTGCGAGAGGGCGAGATCGTAGGTCTGACCCCAGAGGATATTGACTTTGACGCTGCGGACGGCATCGGAACATTCCGTATCAACAAATCCATGCAGCGAGTGCGTAAAGAAGCCCTGAATCAGGTAGACGACGGCTGCATCATCAAGGTATTCCCGGACAAGCTGGAACGCAGCACCACTTCTCTCATCCTGAAAAGCACCAAAACGGCGTCCTCCTGCCGTACCATCTTCATGACCTCTGCTCTGAAAGAGGAACTGAAGAAGTGGCTGAATCAGCTGGCGGCAGACGAGATGAAAGATCCGGCACGCTACCATGACAGCGGAATGCTGTTCCGTCTGCCCAACGGTCTGGCTGTGGAGCCTGTGCTGATTCGCAAAAAGTTCCTCAAATGGCAGGATGCACACCCGGAGTTCCCTCGTATTGTGTTCCACGGTCTGCGGCATTCCAGTGCGACCTATCAGCTGATGATCTCCGGCGGCGATGTGAAGGCCGTTCAAGGCACCACAGGACACGCTACGGCAGATATGCTGGTGAACACCTATGCCCATATCCAGCAGTCCTCTCGTGTAGAACTGGGCAGGAAGTTCGAGGAAGGGTTCTATGCTAAACAGGAAAGCCCCAGCCCGCAGGCTGTACCCGCCGCAGGCGAACCCACCATCTCCATGACGGCTCTCTTGGAATTGCTGAAGAATGCAGACCCCGAAGTAAAGGCGCAGCTCCGTCTGGCACTGCTGACCTGATGCAAAATTTACCACGCATTTCAAAGCAATTCCAGCCTATGCAGAGGATTCCTACGAAAAAGCCGACCGTGCAAAAATCGTGCATTGACCGTGCAGACCCCGATTTTTCGGGGTTACATAACAAAAAAGAACGCCAAATCTTACGATTTGACGTTCAAAATTTGGTGCACCTCCAGGGACTCGAACCCTGGGCCCACTGATTAAGAGTCAGTTGCTCTACCAACTGAGCTAGAGGTGCATATTGTCAAGATGCGGTTTCTTCATCCTGACAACTATGAGTCGGCGACTACCTATTTTCACAAGCCGTTTCCAGCTAACTATCTTGGGCACGAGTGAGCTTAACTGCTGTGTTCGGAATGGGAACAGGTGGAACCTCACCGTCATCGTCACCGACCATATGACTAGCTAAGTATATCATTTCTGACTTACTTTGTCTAGTATTTCTAGAAGGACGTGCCTTCAAAACTGAATAATCACTGCTTACATTTTTTCGTTGACTCTAAGAGTCTCAAGCGAATTGTGGTCAAGCCCTCGACCTATTAGTACACGCTTGCTGAATGGATCGCTCCACTTACACATCGTGCCTATCGACCTTGTAGTCTTCAAGGAGTCTTACTTGTTTAAAACAATGGGATATCTTATCTTTGGGTCGGCTTCACGCTTAGATGCTTTCAGCGTTTATCCGATCCGTACGTAGTTGCCCAGCTATGCTCCTGGCGGAACAACTGGTGCGCCAGAGGTACGTCCGTCCCGGTCCTCTCGTACTAGGGACAGCTCCCATCAAATATCCTGCGCCCACGACAGATAGGGACCGAACTGTCTCACGACGTTCTGAACCCAGCTCGCGTACCGCTTTAATTGGCGAACAGCCAAACCCTTGGGACCGAATACAGCCCCAGGATGCGATGAGCCGACATCGAGGTGCCAAACCTCCCCGTCGATGTGGACTCTTGGGGGAGATCAGCCTGTTATCCCCAGGGTAACTTTTATCCGTTGAGCGATGGCATTTCCACTCACATACCACCGGATCACTAACTCCAACTTTCGTTACTGCTCGACCCGTCAGTCTCGCAGTTAGGCTCGCTTCTGCGTTTGCACTCTTTTGCTTGATTTCCGTTCAAGCTGAGCGAACCTTTGAACGCCTCCGTTACTTTTTAGGAGGCGACCGCCCCAGTCAAACTGCCCACCTAACAATGTCCCCCGACTCGATTCAGAGCCGCAGGTTAGAATTCCAATATCGCAAGGATGGTATCCCAACGGCCACTCCGCAGAAGCCAAAGCTCCTGTTTCCCTGTGTCCCATCTATCCTGTGCATGCAACATCGAAACCCAATATTAGGCTACAGTAAAGCTCCATGGGGTCTTTCCGTCTTGTCGCGGGTAACCGGCATCTTCACCGGTACTACAATTTCGCCGGGCGGGCTGTTGAGACAGTGCCCAAATCATTACGCCTTTCATGCGGGTCAGAACTTACCTGACAAGGAATTTCGCTACCTTAGGACCGTTATAGTTACGGCCGCCGTTCACTGGGGCTTCGATTCAATGCTTGCACATCTCCTCTTAACCTTCCAGCACCGGGCAGGCGTCAGCTCGTATACGTCATCTTTCGATTTAGCACAAACCTGTGTTTTTGGTAAACAGTTGCTTGGGCCGATTCTCTGCGGCTCCATCTCTGGAGCACCCCTTCTCCCGAAGTTACGGGGTCAATTTGCCGAGTTCCTTAACAACCCTTCTCCCGTTGGCCTTAGAATCTTCTTCCTACCTACCTGTGTCGGTTTGCGGTACGGGCACCTCAGAAATACACACAGCTTTTCTCGCCATCTTCCATCCCAGACTTCGGTACTAACTTCCCTCGATCTCTACCGGAACCAACACCCGGCTCTGAGACTTCAAATGTGTCCCTGTGCTTAACTCTTTTGGTGGTGACGGAATCTCTACCGTCTGTGCATCGGCTACGCCTTCCGGCCTCACCTTAGCTCCCGACTAACTTGGAGCGGACGAACCTTCCTCCAAAAACCTGAGGCTTTCGGCCATGCAGATTCTCACTGCATTCGCGCTACTCATTCCGGCATTCTCACTTCTATACACTCCACAGCCGCTTACGCTACTGTTTCTCCGCGTATACAACGCTCCCCTACCCAATCCATTACTGGATTGCCTAAGCTTCGGTGTCAGGTTTAGCCCCGTTAAATTCTCCGCGCAAAGACGCTCGACCAGTGAGCTATTACGCACTCTTTGAATGAGTGGCTGCTTCTGAGCCAACATCCTGGTTGTCTGCGTATCTTCACATCGTTTTCCACTTAACCTGACTTTGGGACCTTAGCTGTAGATCTGGGCTGTTTCCCTTTTGACAATGACATTTATCTGACACTGTCTGACTCCCAAGCATCAATACTCTGGCATTCTGAGTTTGATAAGCTTCGCTAACCTCTCGGCCGCTAGGCTATTCAGTGCTTTACCTCCAGGTATCTAACTTGAGGCTAGTCCTAAAACTATTTCGGGGAGAACCAGCTATCTCCGGGTTCGATTGGAATTTCTCCGCTACCCACAGTTCATCCGCCGCCTTTTCAACGG is a genomic window containing:
- a CDS encoding radical SAM protein — its product is MYTVPSYVTYRTEEDAIYITSELYRNTVRLTDHGLQKEFINLTRCGGCAELNTPLTRYLHEQELLVTEEELDHALHQVRSLLDNIFMVTLMPTEGCNFRCPYCYEDHHAVSMTRDTLDRIEEYITAQAPRYKQVILAWFGGEPTLCKDTVLEVSNIVQNLQKQYGFHYAANMTTNGYLLNDKLFRQFYQAGITSYQITIDGWNHDKTRPHVSGKGTLQTIINNLASLSKLPPAEYSFHITLRHNILADDEDYSWYDYLYRLFGHDKRFAVLVRAVGDWGGEGVHSLSILHQDTKDVLVAKHVAYLDKIGMSCHNHRNGALAQVCYASYPHSMVFRANGKIGKCTVALDHPQNQLGWVDPEKGIVIDPEVNCRWSFSDLKPECRSCRNVLRCMNMQCKKSEIIDGKTVCLYRKSECV
- a CDS encoding ABC transporter ATP-binding protein, coding for MKYYLKKCWPTVTAASICMVVAYGLQVCTSLVQIQITQGLLDGDLRAFTIRIILLLLTWLAVVLCLIAETFFQGRAVRRMNNALRRDMAAGLLHKTHQEYHKQESGEYLSQFTNDVNQIEQMAWTPFFTIMGSAAQVVFGIVALASIHWLLLVISLVIALVMIFVPRLFSKRLGTVGTACAASQADSVSKIKDLLAGYDVLRFFGKDERFTSGVDAASDSMEQAKYKLTINKDGIGCGLAYVSAVCQVAVVILLGVLILNDMIPLATFMGTGTICAGVYNGLNQVSKLAVSFSASKPYFDKITIHAGEAQLPDFGLPTLQEGITVKDVSFGYDEKKPILVHMNAEFKKGGKYALTGPSGCGKSTLLKILLGWLPGYQGKVLYDERDVRDYTPEQLQQKMSYIEQNVFLFNTTIRENITLGEHFTDEQMEKALRDSALAGDLANMPKGLDTPVGEEGNALSGGQKQRVAIARALIHNRSILLVDEGTSALDQKNADIVEKSLLSNPDLTLILISHHLSDERKAQFDHVYELTPASSIV
- a CDS encoding helix-turn-helix domain-containing protein — translated: MNIKLTLGERLKDLRVERSLKLETLAEQTGLSKSALSKYESDDVTDLSIYAVTTLAEFYGVTTDYLLGVTENKKRPDAVLSDLHLSDGAVDVLRNGNFNHRLLCELLEHPDFSRWMTDLEICVDGLVSDRIRDMNAMVEATRQELEKRYHADAEDLTMRTLKAAQINEDEYFGQILYDELAAILKQIKAAHGTDKTTSDGAAVEQARKQLENAQKFEGSPLEKKMNVLMGQIGIDYSKLTKEEQMTLLRVFNKSSMLKHRTKAGMRGKHRR
- a CDS encoding CHC2 zinc finger domain-containing protein, coding for MSLYQKIKSAITVRQVGEMYGMKPDRHGMVCCPFHSDSDPSMKLNDTYYYCFGCGANGDAIDLTAKLFDLNPRQAAEKLASDFGLDPDKPPANAIALPPPKRGLTDEQWADIAYCLRVLTDYLDLLHDWRERYKPTTPEEPLDERFVEALHMTETVEHLTDCVAFGTPQQKAAAAAQLLSGSYLLMLEERTDRLALAKCA
- a CDS encoding DNA primase family protein, encoding MKKNISRNPLWPDWYNGKKIDEVQFGRAFLEQWPLKCVNGTLYTLDGPVEDESEIKQRILENIEEYVTSSLSKKVTNILETIKLLAFSDPFPIEQDCIHLQNGVYHLPDGSFQESRLFCQNRLPVRYDPKAATPDRWLTFLHELLDDADIPTLQEYLGYCLIPSTKGQKMMLIVGKGGEGKSRIGLVLKRLMGDAASNGSVQKVENNRFARADLERRLLMIDDDMDMNALPKTNYIKTIVTAEAKLDLERKGVQSYQRDIYARFLCFGNGALTSLYDHSDGFFRRQLILTTKNKPADRTDDPFLVEKMCAELEGILLWCLEGLHRLVQNDFRFTVSKRAAANVDTIKRSSNNVIDFMESEGYFRFKADYSISSKEFYDIYKQWCEDNAYHSVSAIRFSAELRQNDRRYNLEATNNIYLPGGRRVRGFVGIEPLVHPCP
- a CDS encoding plasmid recombination protein, whose amino-acid sequence is MARNDGVDRTSVRNLAVSDKAVGNTQQHNEREKDSYRNPDIIPQRTAWNVHFKKPTASYTDLFAQLEAAGTISTRGLKPDAIHYCELVFDVNSAYFDNHGGYEFAKQFYEDAYKAAVQIVGGEQYILSAVMHADEINRAMTEALGREVYHYHLHVVYVPVVEKQILWSKRCKDKALVGTVKETVMQVSRSKKWASKPLLDDAGEPVLQKNGKPVLKKSYSILQDDFFNYMHNAGYTDVERGERGSTEEHLTVTQFKVQREQERLDSLTAQADEQAQSLAKTSQTLSKKEKELAAVQKKATLTKEALIHARDLDYIGKRTFLGNYSLTEEEFSKLKKQADHGYMMDVENRRLKEELSTAKKEAIHWSNKYHDLWYDVKPYLDALHRAPELVRGFLEKILAPKQERTMNVPQRNRKRGQDVEL
- a CDS encoding helix-turn-helix domain-containing protein; this translates as MDFDRNSMTVPVQSSDYTNKFLQKDSNLTTMEVVTQTNAVKSPTDSPATTKLVYTVEEIARMLAISLRSAYNLCNSTTEFRVLRVGGSIRVPKDSFDAWLYRAA